From a single Couchioplanes caeruleus genomic region:
- a CDS encoding YciI family protein, with the protein MAQYAVLIYANDSAHAPEATAADTESCDEHADELAAAESMVMAYALTPRDMATSLRAGSTTDGPFLDAHEVVAGFYVIEAPDLDAALAIARTNPVLREGGGVEVRPVHSGGTVQRASEQQTM; encoded by the coding sequence GTGGCTCAGTACGCCGTCCTGATCTATGCCAACGACTCCGCCCACGCACCGGAGGCCACCGCAGCCGACACGGAGTCGTGCGACGAGCACGCCGACGAGCTGGCGGCCGCCGAGTCGATGGTCATGGCCTACGCGCTCACACCGCGTGACATGGCGACGTCGCTGCGGGCGGGCTCGACCACCGACGGGCCGTTCCTCGACGCCCACGAGGTCGTCGCCGGCTTCTACGTCATCGAGGCCCCAGATCTGGACGCGGCGCTGGCCATTGCGCGTACCAACCCTGTGCTCCGCGAGGGTGGCGGTGTGGAGGTGCGACCGGTTCACAGCGGTGGAACGGTGCAACGTGCGAGCGAGCAGCAGACCATGTAG
- a CDS encoding VOC family protein produces the protein MDMLDLYRTGTPFLAVADAAAAVAFYRLAFDADVRMLLKAEGRVMHAALLIHGGLVVVVDEMPEVGLFSVDHYGGVPMSILVSCPDADTAVERAQAAGATVLAPVQDSFSGDRHGLIRCPYGYRWVLSTRVRPQSIAETEHRFQAWVAAGGTVGAVPSSNGPRPQVVAEYSAGDRHREG, from the coding sequence ATGGACATGCTCGACCTTTATCGCACCGGCACGCCATTCTTGGCAGTGGCTGACGCAGCCGCGGCTGTCGCCTTCTACCGTCTCGCCTTCGACGCTGACGTACGAATGCTCCTGAAGGCTGAGGGGCGGGTCATGCACGCCGCTCTGCTCATCCACGGTGGCCTGGTGGTGGTCGTGGACGAGATGCCGGAAGTGGGCCTGTTCTCCGTCGATCACTACGGCGGCGTGCCGATGTCGATCTTGGTGAGTTGTCCGGACGCGGACACGGCCGTGGAGCGGGCGCAGGCTGCAGGCGCCACCGTCCTTGCCCCGGTCCAGGACAGCTTCAGCGGCGATCGGCACGGGCTGATTCGCTGCCCTTACGGCTACCGATGGGTTCTGTCGACCCGGGTACGGCCGCAATCCATCGCGGAAACCGAGCATCGGTTCCAGGCCTGGGTGGCCGCCGGCGGGACGGTCGGTGCCGTGCCGTCTTCGAACGGGCCTCGACCACAAGTGGTTGCCGAGTACAGTGCTGGCGACCGCCATCGGGAGGGGTGA
- a CDS encoding helix-turn-helix domain-containing protein → MVAEGRAEAACAGPSRALANWVQNYTAYRERLVRPVRRQEAACLDVVLLISSGDPVLVPAAGARPGSETGYQSVLVTAHDRPMATVHSGRQEGFHVRMTPLAAYRLLAGAPVNESTNRVLDLPSVFGSRGELLVERMRAEPVGGRRVRLVEAALRAWLGAGPQPAPQVVRAWRHMRANRGNVSVQALVNRAGWSHRHFTNQFRRQVGVAPKTAARLLRFQYAVELLAERTESLAGVAAAVGYADQAHFTREFSALAGCLPSRFNAGSISFKTRSCPTR, encoded by the coding sequence ATGGTTGCTGAAGGCCGCGCGGAGGCGGCCTGCGCCGGACCGAGCCGGGCGCTGGCGAATTGGGTGCAGAATTACACTGCGTATCGGGAGCGGCTGGTCCGGCCGGTGCGGAGGCAGGAGGCTGCGTGCCTCGACGTGGTGCTGCTCATCTCGTCCGGCGATCCGGTCCTCGTGCCGGCCGCCGGTGCACGGCCTGGTTCCGAGACCGGTTACCAGTCGGTGCTGGTGACTGCCCATGACCGACCGATGGCCACGGTGCATTCGGGCCGGCAAGAAGGCTTTCATGTACGGATGACACCGTTGGCCGCCTACCGCCTCCTGGCCGGTGCACCGGTCAATGAATCGACGAACAGGGTGCTGGACCTGCCTTCGGTCTTCGGAAGCCGCGGCGAACTGCTGGTGGAGCGGATGAGGGCGGAGCCTGTCGGTGGTCGCCGTGTACGGCTCGTCGAAGCCGCGCTGCGGGCTTGGCTCGGTGCCGGCCCACAGCCCGCGCCCCAGGTGGTCCGGGCTTGGCGGCACATGCGGGCGAACCGCGGCAACGTCTCCGTGCAAGCGCTGGTCAACCGGGCCGGCTGGAGCCACCGGCACTTCACGAACCAGTTCCGGCGCCAGGTGGGAGTGGCGCCCAAGACCGCCGCCAGACTGTTGCGGTTCCAATACGCCGTGGAGCTTTTGGCCGAAAGGACGGAATCGCTGGCCGGCGTGGCGGCAGCTGTCGGTTACGCGGACCAAGCCCATTTCACACGCGAGTTCTCCGCACTCGCCGGGTGTCTGCCGTCCCGCTTCAACGCCGGGTCGATTTCGTTCAAGACCAGGTCCTGTCCGACTCGTTAG
- a CDS encoding DedA family protein has translation MDFVQIAERLMGSPYLYVLLFGMAVLDAVLPLLPSEVILILTGVFAASGRPPWPLVILAATVGMVVGDCVSYSAGRGLIGRWPHSRPARVAAKAAAALRRRGGQFIVVGRFVPGGRIAVNTASGATRYPLVRFAGLRRDRRRALGGVLDAARRLRWCRLRP, from the coding sequence GTGGACTTCGTCCAGATCGCCGAACGCCTGATGGGCTCGCCGTACCTCTACGTCCTGCTCTTCGGGATGGCCGTGCTGGACGCGGTCCTGCCCCTACTGCCGTCGGAAGTGATCCTCATCCTCACCGGGGTGTTCGCCGCCTCCGGCCGGCCCCCGTGGCCGCTCGTGATCCTGGCCGCAACGGTGGGCATGGTGGTCGGAGACTGCGTGTCCTACAGCGCCGGACGGGGTCTCATCGGCCGCTGGCCGCATTCGCGGCCGGCCCGCGTCGCGGCGAAGGCGGCAGCGGCTCTTCGTCGCCGCGGCGGCCAGTTCATCGTCGTCGGGCGGTTCGTCCCTGGCGGCCGTATAGCCGTCAACACCGCCAGCGGCGCGACGCGCTACCCGCTGGTACGGTTCGCCGGTCTTCGCCGCGATCGGCGACGCGCTCTGGGCGGCGTACTCGATGCTGCTCGGCGCCTTCGGTGGTGTCGCCTTCGGCCGTGA
- a CDS encoding cyclic-phosphate processing receiver domain-containing protein: MSTRESARVVLIDDLRSFVDGRDADVARTSADGIALLNRYRDRRLDELWLDHDLGEEDTIWPVVELLEHAAFEERPFDIGIIQVHSANPAGAGKVVQALTHWGYHVRVATGSAEVGYRDTPTGSDGPTA, translated from the coding sequence GTGAGCACAAGGGAATCCGCCCGGGTCGTGTTGATCGACGACCTGCGCTCGTTCGTCGATGGCCGCGATGCCGACGTGGCCCGCACGAGCGCGGACGGGATCGCCCTGCTGAACCGCTATCGGGACCGACGGCTTGACGAACTCTGGCTTGACCACGACCTCGGCGAGGAGGACACGATCTGGCCGGTGGTCGAGCTTCTGGAGCATGCCGCTTTCGAGGAACGCCCTTTTGACATCGGTATCATCCAGGTCCACTCCGCGAACCCGGCCGGCGCCGGGAAGGTGGTGCAGGCCCTCACGCATTGGGGCTACCACGTCCGGGTGGCGACGGGATCAGCCGAAGTCGGCTACCGGGACACCCCAACCGGCTCCGACGGACCCACCGCCTGA
- a CDS encoding winged helix DNA-binding domain-containing protein, with product MARRISKEGVIAFRLAAHHLTERLNEDGLLAAAGRCGVQNSPPGSALLALHARVRDMRQERLDHVVAEEKSLLQTWSMRGAPFFLPTADAPVFTTGVLPPTEEALRHFVLGVQQSVDRLGVSLAEAVELTGHHMGEVLAGRRLAIDELGGELAARIACDLPKGQRDVWEEEGPYAAGQAIGEAVVHFCIRILTLRQVVCLAPRVGNKAPFVLLNEWLGHSIPRVDPDVARGELLRRYLHCYGPSTRADFAAWVGVRVGDTGPWWSPVRDELRQVEFGGTSWILTGDLDALQSSAIPDGVRLLPPSDPYTQLRDRDTIVDKKHHRAVWTTVGAPGTILTDGRIAGIWRSRRSGRKLAFTIKPFGSMPQRDRKALNDEAEQIAALRGASSVDIVFADEDDSDQPPRFLHQ from the coding sequence ATGGCCAGGCGCATTTCGAAGGAAGGCGTCATCGCGTTCCGCCTGGCGGCCCACCACCTCACGGAGCGGCTGAACGAGGACGGGCTGCTCGCCGCGGCGGGCCGGTGCGGTGTCCAGAACAGCCCGCCTGGGTCGGCGCTGCTGGCTTTGCACGCCCGGGTCCGAGACATGCGGCAAGAACGGTTGGACCACGTGGTCGCCGAGGAGAAGAGTCTGCTGCAGACCTGGTCCATGCGCGGCGCGCCGTTCTTCCTTCCGACCGCGGATGCGCCGGTGTTCACCACCGGTGTGCTGCCGCCGACCGAGGAGGCGTTGCGGCACTTCGTCCTCGGCGTGCAACAGTCGGTGGATCGTCTTGGTGTGAGCCTGGCCGAGGCGGTCGAGCTCACGGGCCACCATATGGGTGAGGTGCTCGCCGGACGCCGGCTCGCGATCGACGAGCTGGGCGGAGAGCTCGCCGCGCGGATCGCTTGCGACTTGCCGAAGGGGCAGCGCGACGTCTGGGAGGAAGAAGGTCCTTACGCCGCGGGCCAGGCGATCGGTGAGGCCGTGGTGCACTTCTGCATCCGCATCCTCACGTTGCGGCAGGTCGTCTGCCTCGCTCCGCGTGTCGGGAACAAGGCGCCGTTCGTGCTGCTGAACGAGTGGCTCGGCCACTCGATCCCGCGCGTCGACCCGGACGTCGCGCGGGGCGAACTGCTGCGTCGTTACCTGCACTGCTACGGGCCTTCGACACGTGCGGATTTCGCCGCGTGGGTGGGGGTCCGCGTCGGCGACACCGGTCCATGGTGGAGCCCGGTCCGGGACGAGTTGAGGCAGGTTGAGTTCGGCGGCACGTCCTGGATCCTCACCGGTGACCTCGACGCGCTCCAGTCGTCCGCGATCCCGGATGGGGTACGCCTGCTGCCGCCTTCCGACCCGTATACGCAGCTACGTGACCGCGACACGATCGTCGACAAGAAACACCATCGGGCGGTGTGGACGACGGTCGGCGCACCCGGCACGATCCTCACCGACGGCAGGATCGCCGGAATATGGCGGTCACGCAGGAGTGGCCGGAAGCTGGCCTTCACGATCAAGCCGTTCGGCTCGATGCCACAGCGGGATCGGAAGGCGCTGAACGACGAGGCCGAGCAGATCGCCGCATTGCGGGGCGCGTCGTCCGTAGACATCGTGTTCGCCGACGAGGACGACTCCGACCAACCACCCCGTTTTTTGCATCAGTAG
- the lysX gene encoding bifunctional lysylphosphatidylglycerol synthetase/lysine--tRNA ligase LysX, with amino-acid sequence MIFVVSADISPQARQNRFAAWPGRIVTVAGVWLLLSFPLRTFRWTLWIDYAFGLLNVPAEPNLFIAAVLLVMGSALRRRLRAAYLLLLVYQVAATLLDAVIAVTGVMYWNDAGANDLDMSHAEIVLTAAAAPLGVLVTVLIWRSRAAFPARLAHGSRRAALAVLGVGLVASWSFAFSLTWLFPDTLRGVGERIAWANRSAWGLTAAGNNAGLHGHQGHHWASVAASSVSALVLLAAVAVFLRSARSQQYLNAEAEIHLRRLVLEDGERDSLGYFATRRDKSVIFSPDGRAAITYRVVASVSLASGDPIGHVGSWRAAINAWLAESHRHGWFPAVLSAGEDGANAYVAAGLKALSIGDEAILEVAGFGLQGRAMSPVRRSVTRVRAAGYTCQVRRQATIDEGELAELHRLAETWRGDGSERGFSMALGRFGDLADGRCVLVTAYHPDGSVRGLLSFVPWGVRGLSLDLMRADRQAENGLTEFMIVSLVEACPDLAVRRISLNFAMFRSVFSSADTVGAGPVTRLTDAVLSVASRFWQLESLYRANAKYSPAWLPRFLCFDSSLTLSRAVLAAGMAEGFLPSLIGAVPDPASEFAGFLETVREQESRLLRPAAPLRKLSQQQLSRLQKLERLTEPYPVAVPRTATLAAARALPPGTQVSVTGRVRAVRDLGGVLFAVLQEGGTTLQVMLTADGTPQEPRSRWRRTVDLGDHVSVTGEVATSRSGELSVLATAWVMAAKCLRPLPDVHAGFTDPEARLTQRYLDLLVNPEAMRVLQHRSVAVKALRNGFSVRGFAEVETPMLQAVHGGAAARPFRTHINAYDTELFLRIAPELYLKRLCVAGMEKVFELNRNFRNEGVDATHNPEFTSLEAYQAYADYQSMRELTRELILEVATAVHGRPVAVRPDGLVDLSEPWPVLTVHEAVSKAAGTPLTSQTPIKQVRAVCAEHSLHVPAEASAGELVVQLYDALVEKQTGYPTFYTDFPLETSPLTRTHRSDPRLAERWDLVAYGMELGTAYSELIDPLDQRDRLTAQSLKAATGDPEAMSIDEAFLTALEYAMPPTGGLGLGVDRLVMLLTGTPIRATLAFPFHRPH; translated from the coding sequence GTGATCTTCGTGGTAAGCGCTGATATCAGTCCGCAGGCGCGGCAGAATCGGTTCGCGGCCTGGCCCGGCCGGATCGTGACCGTCGCCGGGGTTTGGCTGCTGCTGAGTTTCCCGCTGCGCACGTTTCGCTGGACGCTCTGGATCGACTACGCCTTCGGCCTGCTCAACGTGCCCGCCGAGCCGAACCTGTTCATCGCTGCCGTGTTGCTGGTGATGGGTAGTGCCTTACGTCGCCGGCTCCGGGCGGCCTACCTGCTGCTGCTCGTCTATCAGGTCGCGGCCACTCTGCTGGACGCCGTGATCGCGGTGACCGGTGTCATGTACTGGAACGATGCGGGTGCCAACGATCTGGACATGTCCCACGCCGAGATAGTGCTCACCGCGGCGGCCGCGCCGCTCGGCGTTCTGGTCACCGTTCTGATCTGGCGTTCGCGCGCGGCATTCCCCGCCCGGCTGGCGCACGGCTCCCGGCGCGCCGCGTTGGCCGTGCTCGGCGTCGGCTTGGTCGCGTCCTGGAGTTTCGCCTTCAGCCTGACCTGGCTGTTTCCCGACACGCTGCGTGGCGTGGGCGAGCGAATCGCCTGGGCGAACCGCTCGGCCTGGGGCCTGACCGCGGCCGGTAACAACGCGGGTTTGCACGGCCACCAGGGGCATCACTGGGCGTCGGTCGCTGCGTCGAGCGTCTCGGCATTGGTCCTGCTCGCGGCCGTCGCGGTCTTCCTTCGCTCGGCGCGCTCACAGCAGTACCTGAATGCCGAAGCCGAGATCCACCTGCGCCGTCTCGTCCTCGAGGACGGGGAACGCGATTCGCTCGGCTACTTCGCCACCCGCCGGGACAAGTCGGTGATCTTCTCACCGGACGGGCGAGCCGCGATCACGTATCGAGTCGTCGCCTCGGTGAGCCTGGCCAGCGGTGACCCGATCGGGCACGTCGGCTCGTGGCGGGCCGCGATCAACGCCTGGCTGGCCGAATCGCACCGGCACGGCTGGTTTCCCGCGGTGCTGTCCGCCGGTGAGGACGGCGCGAACGCGTACGTTGCGGCCGGGTTGAAGGCGTTGAGCATCGGGGACGAGGCGATCCTCGAGGTTGCCGGCTTCGGGCTGCAAGGCAGAGCGATGAGTCCGGTGCGGCGGTCAGTCACCCGGGTTCGCGCGGCCGGCTACACCTGTCAGGTTCGCCGCCAAGCGACCATCGACGAGGGCGAGCTGGCTGAGCTGCACCGGCTTGCCGAGACGTGGCGCGGCGACGGTTCGGAGCGCGGCTTCTCGATGGCGCTGGGACGCTTCGGTGATCTGGCCGATGGGCGTTGTGTGCTGGTGACGGCGTACCATCCCGACGGGTCGGTACGCGGCCTTCTCAGCTTCGTCCCATGGGGTGTCCGCGGTCTCTCCCTCGACTTGATGCGCGCCGACCGGCAGGCGGAGAACGGGCTGACCGAATTCATGATCGTCTCGCTCGTCGAGGCTTGCCCGGATCTGGCGGTACGCCGCATCTCGCTGAACTTCGCGATGTTCCGGTCGGTGTTCAGTTCGGCGGACACGGTCGGCGCCGGGCCGGTCACCCGGCTCACCGACGCGGTGCTCTCCGTCGCCTCACGGTTTTGGCAGCTGGAATCGCTCTACCGTGCGAACGCCAAGTATTCGCCCGCCTGGTTGCCGCGCTTTCTGTGCTTCGACTCCTCTCTCACCCTCAGCCGCGCAGTTTTGGCGGCGGGTATGGCCGAAGGGTTTCTGCCCTCGCTGATCGGCGCCGTCCCGGATCCGGCCAGTGAGTTCGCCGGGTTCCTCGAGACCGTGCGCGAGCAGGAGAGCCGGCTGCTGCGGCCGGCCGCACCGCTTCGCAAGCTCAGTCAGCAGCAGCTTTCCCGGCTGCAGAAGCTGGAACGTTTGACCGAGCCGTATCCGGTCGCGGTGCCGCGTACCGCGACGCTGGCTGCGGCCCGCGCCTTGCCGCCCGGAACGCAGGTGTCGGTCACCGGTCGCGTCCGTGCCGTACGCGACCTCGGTGGTGTCCTGTTCGCCGTGCTTCAGGAGGGCGGGACCACGTTGCAGGTCATGCTCACCGCCGACGGTACGCCGCAGGAGCCTCGCTCGCGGTGGCGGCGCACGGTCGACCTCGGTGACCATGTCAGCGTCACGGGCGAAGTGGCGACGTCGCGCAGCGGCGAGCTGTCGGTGCTGGCCACCGCGTGGGTGATGGCCGCCAAGTGCCTGCGCCCACTGCCCGACGTGCATGCCGGTTTCACCGATCCGGAGGCGCGGCTGACCCAGCGCTACCTCGATCTGCTCGTCAACCCGGAGGCGATGCGCGTCCTGCAGCACCGCAGCGTCGCGGTGAAAGCCCTGCGCAACGGTTTCTCGGTACGCGGATTCGCCGAGGTGGAGACGCCGATGCTGCAAGCCGTCCACGGCGGCGCTGCCGCACGCCCCTTCCGCACCCACATCAATGCCTATGACACCGAGCTCTTCCTGCGCATCGCGCCAGAGCTCTATCTGAAGCGGCTGTGCGTGGCGGGTATGGAGAAGGTTTTCGAGCTCAACCGCAACTTCCGCAACGAGGGCGTGGACGCCACGCACAATCCCGAGTTCACCTCTCTGGAGGCGTATCAGGCGTACGCGGATTACCAGTCGATGCGTGAGCTGACCCGCGAGCTCATTCTGGAAGTGGCCACGGCTGTGCACGGCCGTCCGGTCGCCGTGCGCCCTGACGGCCTGGTGGATCTGAGCGAGCCGTGGCCGGTGCTCACCGTCCACGAGGCCGTGAGCAAGGCTGCCGGCACACCACTGACGTCGCAAACCCCGATCAAGCAGGTTCGGGCGGTCTGCGCCGAACACAGTCTGCACGTACCGGCCGAGGCGAGCGCCGGTGAACTGGTAGTGCAGCTCTACGATGCGCTGGTCGAGAAGCAGACCGGCTACCCGACGTTCTACACCGACTTCCCCCTCGAGACCTCGCCGCTGACCCGAACCCACCGCAGCGACCCACGGCTGGCCGAACGCTGGGACCTGGTCGCGTACGGGATGGAGCTGGGCACCGCGTACTCCGAGCTGATCGACCCGCTCGACCAGCGGGACCGGCTCACCGCGCAGTCGCTCAAGGCAGCGACTGGCGACCCGGAGGCGATGAGCATCGACGAGGCGTTCCTGACCGCCCTGGAGTACGCGATGCCACCGACCGGCGGGCTCGGCCTCGGCGTCGACCGCCTCGTCATGCTGTTGACCGGCACGCCGATCCGAGCCACCCTGGCCTTCCCGTTCCACCGACCGCACTGA